In a single window of the Vitis vinifera cultivar Pinot Noir 40024 chromosome 6, ASM3070453v1 genome:
- the LOC100255381 gene encoding calcium uniporter protein 6, mitochondrial gives MWRWSCVLRQGLSAAVRYGNGNGGKPAFGSCVLLPKVMVSMLSSTAPPPPPPPASSSPSFASGDPISFAEAKKLMRLVNVEALKMKLGMEGKEVICYSELLDACESMGVARSLDEAAAFARVLDEAGIVLLFRNKVYLHPDKVVDLVRRAMPLALAPEDDPRRDELKRLQEKKEEIDRLAHKQVRRILWSGLGLTMAQVGLFFRLTFWEFSWDVMEPIAFFTTTAGIIVGYAYFLITSNDPTYQDMVKRLFLSRQRKLFKKHNFDIDRFLELQKTCKSPLDVSAYVKSRRTELEDALHGN, from the exons atgtGGAGATGGTCGTGTGTTTTAAGGCAGGGATTGTCAGCGGCCGTTAGGTATGGGAATGGAAATGGCGGAAAGCCAGCTTTCGGATCCTGCGTTCTCTTACCCAAAGTTATGGTGTCAATGTTGTCGTCCACGGCACCACCGCCGCCGCCACCTCCCGCTTCTTCGTCGCCCAGCTTCGCGTCAGGAGATCCGATATCCTTCGCCGAGGCAAAGAAGCTAATGAGACTCGTGAATGTGGAGGCGCTGAAGATGAAGCTGGGAATGGAAGGGAAAGAGGTGATTTGCTATTCTGAGCTTCTCGATGCCTGCGAGAGCATGGGCGTGGCAAGATCGCTTGATGAGGCTGCCGCTTTTGCCCGTGTCCTTGACGAGGCAGGCATCGTCCTTCTCTTCAGAAACAAGGTGTACCTACATCCGGACAAG GTTGTGGATCTGGTTAGAAGAGCAATGCCCTTGGCCCTAGCACCAGAAGATGACCCTAGGAGGGATGAACTGAAAAGGCTGCAGGAGAAGAAGGAAGAAATTGACAGGCTGGCACATAAGCAGGTCCGTCGTATCCTCTGGTCAGGTCTGGGGTTGACTATGGCACAAGTCGGACTGTTCTTTCGGTTAACATTCTGGGAATTCTCATGGGATGTCATGGAGCCCATTGCATTTTTCACAACCACCGCAGGTATAATTGTAGGTTATGCTTACTTCCTGATCACTTCAAATGACCCCACATACCAAGACATGGTGAAAAGGCTCTTCCTCTCAAGGCAGAGGAAGCTGTTCAAGAAGCACAATTTTGATATTGACAGATTTTTGGAATTACAAAAAACATGCAAGTCGCCACTAGATGTCTCTGCCTATGTCAAAAGTCGCAGGACAGAACTAGAGGACGCTTTACATGGGAATTAA